A portion of the Coturnix japonica isolate 7356 chromosome 4, Coturnix japonica 2.1, whole genome shotgun sequence genome contains these proteins:
- the RLIM gene encoding E3 ubiquitin-protein ligase RLIM isoform X2, whose translation MESSDSSDKGNIDQSEAQRQSQLDRLDREEAFYQFVNNLSEEDYRLMRDNNLLGTPGAESTEDVSNGDSIIDWLNSVRQTGNTTRSGQRGNQSWRAVSRTNPNSGDFRFSLEINVNRNNGNTNPETENEPSVEPSGGEDLENSQSDSEIPRSESPSVRQPGSERSTSEELTEEASPRGQRRARSRSPEQRRTRARTDRSRSPINPVSEAPRRSHHNTSSQTFDHSAVNEAEGSSRTRQHVTLRQHAVGTEIPSENAVLFSAPETRPVPQAAGSSETNGAGESAAPGQRPPTIVLDLQVRRVRPGEYRQRDSIANRTRSRSQTPNNTVTYESERGGFRRTFSRSERAGVRTYVSTIRIPIRRILNTGLSETTSVAIQTMLRQIMTGFGELSYFMYSDSDADASGPTPNQNVDASEPQNGGGGSSSNENTDVSSGEVFEGSNEGGSTSGARREGRNTRGSVTFEESGSLPFLSLAQFFLLNEDDDDQPRGLTKEQIDNLAMRNFGESDALKTCSVCITEYTEGNKLRKLPCSHEYHVHCIDRWLSENSTCPICRRAVLASGNRESVV comes from the exons ATGGAAAGCTCAGATTCTAGTGATAAAGGAAATATTGATCAATCAGAAGCACAACGTCAGAGTCAGCTAGATCGCTTAGATCGAGAAGAAGCTTTCTATCAGTTTGTAAACAACCTGAGTGAAGAGGACTACAGACTTATGAGAGACAACAACTTGCTAGGAACACCAG GTGCGGAGTCCACAGAAGATGTTTCAAATGGAGATTCTATAATAGACTGGCTTAATTCAGTCCGACAGACCGGAAATACAACACGAAGTGGGCAGCGAGGAAACCAATCTTGGAGAGCTGTGAGCCGGACTAACCCAAATAGTGGTGACTTCAGATTCAGTTTGGAAATAAATGTCAACCGTAATAATGGGAACACAAATCCGGAAACTGAGAATGAGCCATCTGTAGAGCCTTCCGGTGGGGAGGATTTGGAAAACAGCCAAAGTGACTCTGAAATTCCAAGGTCTGAATCACCATCTGTAAGGCAGCCTGGATCAGAAAGGAGCACTTCAGAAGAGTTAACTGAGGAAGCTTCTCCTAGAGGGCAGAGGAGAGCGAGAAGTAGGAGCCCAGAACAGCGGAGAACACGGGCTAGGACTGATAGAAGTAGGTCACCTATTAATCCAGTGAGTGAGGCTCCTCGCAGGTCTCATCACAATACATCATCTCAAACGTTTGACCATTCTGCAGTGAATGAAGCTGAGGGAAGCTCTAGAACTAGGCAGCATGTGACGTTAAGGCAGCATGCAGTGGGGACTGAGATTCCTAGCgaaaatgcagttctgttttcagccCCTGAAACAAGACCTGTTCCTCAAGCAGCAGGTTCTTCAGAAACTAATGGTGCCGGTGAGTCTGCAGCTCCTGGACAGAGGCCTCCTACCATAGTACTCGACCTCCAGGTGAGAAGAGTTCGTCCAGGAGAGTATCGGCAAAGGGACAGCATAGCCAACAGAACTCGGTCCCGGTCCCAGACTCCTAACAACACGGTCACTTACGAAAGCGAACGGGGAGGGTTTAGGCGTACGTTTTCACGTTCAGAACGGGCTGGAGTGAGAACTTATGTCAGTACCATTAGGATTCCAATTCGTAGGATCTTAAATACAGGCTTAAGTGAGACTACATCAGTCGCAATTCAGACTATGCTAAGGCAGATAATGACAGGCTTTGGAGAGCTGAGTTACTTTATGTATAGCGATAGCGACGCAGATGCTAGTGGCCCAACTCCAAATCAGAACGTGGATGCTTCTGAGCCGCAGAACGGAGGAGGTGGTAGTTCaagcaatgaaaatacagatgttAGCTCAGGGGAAGTGTTTGAAGGTAGTAATGAAGGTGGTTCAACATCTGGTGCCAGACGGGAAGGTCGGAATACGAGAGGATCGGTCACATTTGAAGAAAGTGGTTCTCTACCATTCCTTAGCCTAGCACAGTTTTTCCTACtaaatgaagatgatgatgaccAACCAAGAGGACTCACCAAAGAACAAATTGACAACCTAGCAATGAGGAATTTCGGTGAGAGTGATGCTCTGAAAACATGTAGTGTGTGTATTACAGAGTACACGGAAGGAAACAAGCTTCGTAAATTGCCTTGTTCTCACGAGTATCACGTCCACTGCATCGATCGCTGGTTATCGGAAAATTCCACTTGTCCCATTTGTCGCAGGGCAGTCTTAGCTTCTGGTAACAGAGAGAGTGTTGTCTAA
- the RLIM gene encoding E3 ubiquitin-protein ligase RLIM isoform X1, which yields MESSDSSDKGNIDQSEAQRQSQLDRLDREEAFYQFVNNLSEEDYRLMRDNNLLGTPGEITEEELLRRLHQVKEGPPQQNSDENRGAESTEDVSNGDSIIDWLNSVRQTGNTTRSGQRGNQSWRAVSRTNPNSGDFRFSLEINVNRNNGNTNPETENEPSVEPSGGEDLENSQSDSEIPRSESPSVRQPGSERSTSEELTEEASPRGQRRARSRSPEQRRTRARTDRSRSPINPVSEAPRRSHHNTSSQTFDHSAVNEAEGSSRTRQHVTLRQHAVGTEIPSENAVLFSAPETRPVPQAAGSSETNGAGESAAPGQRPPTIVLDLQVRRVRPGEYRQRDSIANRTRSRSQTPNNTVTYESERGGFRRTFSRSERAGVRTYVSTIRIPIRRILNTGLSETTSVAIQTMLRQIMTGFGELSYFMYSDSDADASGPTPNQNVDASEPQNGGGGSSSNENTDVSSGEVFEGSNEGGSTSGARREGRNTRGSVTFEESGSLPFLSLAQFFLLNEDDDDQPRGLTKEQIDNLAMRNFGESDALKTCSVCITEYTEGNKLRKLPCSHEYHVHCIDRWLSENSTCPICRRAVLASGNRESVV from the exons ATGGAAAGCTCAGATTCTAGTGATAAAGGAAATATTGATCAATCAGAAGCACAACGTCAGAGTCAGCTAGATCGCTTAGATCGAGAAGAAGCTTTCTATCAGTTTGTAAACAACCTGAGTGAAGAGGACTACAGACTTATGAGAGACAACAACTTGCTAGGAACACCAG GTGAAATTACTGAAGAAGAGTTGCTGAGAAGGCTGCACCAAGTTAAAGAAGGTCCGCCACAGCAAAACAGTGATGAGAATAGAG GTGCGGAGTCCACAGAAGATGTTTCAAATGGAGATTCTATAATAGACTGGCTTAATTCAGTCCGACAGACCGGAAATACAACACGAAGTGGGCAGCGAGGAAACCAATCTTGGAGAGCTGTGAGCCGGACTAACCCAAATAGTGGTGACTTCAGATTCAGTTTGGAAATAAATGTCAACCGTAATAATGGGAACACAAATCCGGAAACTGAGAATGAGCCATCTGTAGAGCCTTCCGGTGGGGAGGATTTGGAAAACAGCCAAAGTGACTCTGAAATTCCAAGGTCTGAATCACCATCTGTAAGGCAGCCTGGATCAGAAAGGAGCACTTCAGAAGAGTTAACTGAGGAAGCTTCTCCTAGAGGGCAGAGGAGAGCGAGAAGTAGGAGCCCAGAACAGCGGAGAACACGGGCTAGGACTGATAGAAGTAGGTCACCTATTAATCCAGTGAGTGAGGCTCCTCGCAGGTCTCATCACAATACATCATCTCAAACGTTTGACCATTCTGCAGTGAATGAAGCTGAGGGAAGCTCTAGAACTAGGCAGCATGTGACGTTAAGGCAGCATGCAGTGGGGACTGAGATTCCTAGCgaaaatgcagttctgttttcagccCCTGAAACAAGACCTGTTCCTCAAGCAGCAGGTTCTTCAGAAACTAATGGTGCCGGTGAGTCTGCAGCTCCTGGACAGAGGCCTCCTACCATAGTACTCGACCTCCAGGTGAGAAGAGTTCGTCCAGGAGAGTATCGGCAAAGGGACAGCATAGCCAACAGAACTCGGTCCCGGTCCCAGACTCCTAACAACACGGTCACTTACGAAAGCGAACGGGGAGGGTTTAGGCGTACGTTTTCACGTTCAGAACGGGCTGGAGTGAGAACTTATGTCAGTACCATTAGGATTCCAATTCGTAGGATCTTAAATACAGGCTTAAGTGAGACTACATCAGTCGCAATTCAGACTATGCTAAGGCAGATAATGACAGGCTTTGGAGAGCTGAGTTACTTTATGTATAGCGATAGCGACGCAGATGCTAGTGGCCCAACTCCAAATCAGAACGTGGATGCTTCTGAGCCGCAGAACGGAGGAGGTGGTAGTTCaagcaatgaaaatacagatgttAGCTCAGGGGAAGTGTTTGAAGGTAGTAATGAAGGTGGTTCAACATCTGGTGCCAGACGGGAAGGTCGGAATACGAGAGGATCGGTCACATTTGAAGAAAGTGGTTCTCTACCATTCCTTAGCCTAGCACAGTTTTTCCTACtaaatgaagatgatgatgaccAACCAAGAGGACTCACCAAAGAACAAATTGACAACCTAGCAATGAGGAATTTCGGTGAGAGTGATGCTCTGAAAACATGTAGTGTGTGTATTACAGAGTACACGGAAGGAAACAAGCTTCGTAAATTGCCTTGTTCTCACGAGTATCACGTCCACTGCATCGATCGCTGGTTATCGGAAAATTCCACTTGTCCCATTTGTCGCAGGGCAGTCTTAGCTTCTGGTAACAGAGAGAGTGTTGTCTAA